GCccactttttctctttcttctaatTGGGTTTGTAATTGCATATGATCGAAGATGTATAGCAATTTCAAGGAGCAAGCGATCGATTACGTGAGGCAAGCAGTGCAAGAAGACAACGCCGGTAACTATGCAAAAGCATTCCCTCTTTACATGAACGCTTTGGAGTACTTCAAAACCCATTTAAAGTACGAAAAAAACCCTAAGATTAAGGAAGCGATTACTCAGAAATTTACCGAGTATTTGCGCCGGGCGGAGGAGATCCGAGCTGTGTTGGACGAGGGTGGCACCGGGCCAGGTCCGAATGGAGGAGATGCGGCTGTGGCGACAAGGCCCAAGACGAAGACGAAACCCAAGGATGGAGAAGATGGGGAGGATCCTGAACAGTCCAAGTTGAGGGCTGGGCTTAACTCCGCCATTGTTAGGGAGAAACCTAATATTAAGTGGAATGATGTTGCTGGGTTGGAAAGTGCTAAGCAAGCTTTGCAGGAAGCTGTTATTTTGCCTGTCAAGTTTCCTCAGTTCTTCACCGGTGAGTATTTGCTTTTATTTGGTACATTTGTATGGTTGCCATATTTTCTAGTGAAAAAAATTGATTGGTACTGGAGATTGTATTTCTTAAAATTGATTCTTAAGTAGCTGTAAGTTCCACAATCAATGATCAACCTATACCTTAATCCCAAACTAGTTGGGCTTAGGCTGTGTGAATTCCTATAGATGCTCAACTCGTTTGGAGATCTAATGTCTAGATGATAAGAACTGAGAAAACTAGCTCTCCTTCCAGCTCCAAGACATTCAGATATTTCCTGAAAATGTTTACATTGCTAGATTTATAGCCTATTGAGTTAGGTGACCTAGATGACTTCATTAGCTCCAACGCAGCATATTTGAATTCACTATAGGGTTAAGAGTGACTTGCTTACACTGCTGAATAATCTATAGATTAAGACGTTACCAAGGAGCTAATTCGTTCAGAACTCAGTTGGCTGCTTCTACAGAGAAGGCGGAGCGTCCTTGGCTCAGCGTTATAGCATATAACCAAAGAAATCAGGATTAATCCCACTTTTTGTCCCTTTCCTTTCTTAGGTTTGCTAGATAGAAAGAAGGTGAAGAGCGCAATAAGATAATTGATTCTAGTCAATGTTGGTAGTTTTGCTTCCGCGTGCTGTGACCAGGAAAATATATTTGGAAATGCATCTTTAGTAGGACAGTGCTCAATCCAATTGTCATATCAAAATGAGATCTTTCTGCCATCACCAACGAGAGAACCAGTTCTTTCCACAAAACTAAGCCATGTTAGTGATTCTTTTGATGAAGTGGGAGAAAAGTGTTTTTGTAACCAGGGTGGTTGAACCCTCATAGACATTACGTGTCCGCGTGCTTAGAGTAAATAATATAGTTTCTGAAGGGTAGTGAGTTTTCTCTTGAGACCAATAGGTTCAAACTTCGTGTGTTGCATGTGTTGAATGATCTACTCCTCGTAGGTGTGGTCTTAAATGGTTAGGGCTCAATAAAAAAGAGATCTTTCTAAAATAAAAGGAATCACCTTTCTCTTTGCATCTCAATTCAATATATCCGTAGGTTTATAAATGAAGATTCACAGCACCATTCAGGAGTTAGGGAATTGACTTGCAACGAATTGTGGTAGGAATTCCGACTTTCCAATAGAGCGGCGGGAAACTGATATTATGCTCTACTCACCATGAAGAAATGTAAGATCGAACTGCGCTCATGCATGCCACCAATTAACACCATTTCTGATCCTTACCATATTTTTCGTATGACCTTCTTCCACGGCCATTTCCTTTGTGTTGAACCTCCATAGCCATTTCATCGACATGCTGTCATCGACATGCTATGATTAATGTGTTCGAGCAGAAATTATCTTCAATGCTTTCTTGGTTATTTATCCATGTGGATAACTTGCAAATTCTGCACAGTTTAAGCTCAAGCATTGCAGTAATAACAGCTTACTTTGTGTAATATTTTAAGGTTATATAGAATTTGTTACAGAAGATCCAGAGCACAGGACTTAGCAAGGTGGTTAGACACACTGAATTAATGTATTTGGACTACCTATTCGTGCTGATACACTGATTTATAGCTGTTGTATATTGGATCCCACTTCTCCTCTTATGAGAGGAACTGCTACTTGTTTATTCATGAACAAGAAATATTCTTTCTGCTTGAGGAGGTAAACTTATGAAGCTAAGGGAATCTTCTGACACTAGGTGTCATGTTTGTACGTGTAATAGTAACTGCCGGTAAAGCTCATGCGATTCAGTTTGTGATTTCTCTCTGTTTTTATTGTCACCGTTCCCTCTAGAGCCCCTTCCTCATCATACCCCAAAAGTCAAAACTAGGGACAAAAAAGGTGAAGAACAtgtttttgcttttattttttctcCTTATAGTAAATTAGAAGATGTTAATTAGCTCTGCAAAATTTTCCATCATCACCTAACTTTTCAAATTTTTTGAGTGCTTTCGTTCATCCTCACGTAAGTGTTTTCTTGCCTTTCTTATAGGCAAGAGGAGGCCATGGAGAGCTTTTCTTTTATATGGTCCTCCCGGGACAGGAAAATCTTACTTGGCCAAAGCTGTTGCTACTGAAGCAGAATCCACTTTTTTCAGGTATTATTCCTCCGATGTGCAATTATTCGTATTATTTACTCTCCATTTCGCTGCACACTTGAGCTATGGATTAGGCATTACTTTTCTCACTGTGGCTTTGAGTCTCTAAAAATGCACAGGTTATAGTTATTCTCAATGTTTTGCTTGGACTCTCTGAAAATGTCATCGGGTGCGTGTCGGATTCTCCAAAAGCATTGTATTTTTGGAGAATCCAGTACGGGTGCGGCAGTGTTTCGGATAGTCCAGCGCAACATAGGTTATTCTTTAGATTGTTAACGTCATATTCATCTGTCATAAGGACAATTTAAGAACAAGAGAGGAATCGGATTCTCCTCTGCAGGCCAAAAAAAGTTAAAGAACGCAAAATCAAAGAATAGGAGTTTCTAGAAGTTGCCCACGGGGGGCAATGAAGGTGAGCTGTTGATGAAGTGGCTCTGATGAGATACTTATATAGACAGTTGGATAACTTGAGATATGACAGTGCATCATCTTGGTGTGTACTATTATTGAAATACTTTTGATTTATAAATAAAGATAAGATGTTCAATGAATTTTAGTCCCAATATTTGCTGTTCTTATATAGCTTCAATTACATGATATCAATGTTTTATGAGATGCTTGATTTCTTAAATAATTTTAGATAATGTGTATTGTCTTTGAAAAGTCGGCAGTATCCAATCCGAATAGATTTTTCATCTGTATTATTTTCTTTCCCTCATAGATATTTTTGATGAAATGCCTACATACGTGAGGAACATGCATGAATTCAGCTGTATTTCTGTTTCTGTCAGCTATTTGCTTATTTTTCTGCATTCAAGAACTTAGTCTGTAAAGTTGGCAAGTGCCAACTGCTGTTTTTATGCAGTGTCTCATCATCGGACCTCGTTTCCAAGTGGATGGGGGAAAGTGAAAAGCTAGTTTCGAACCTATTCCAAATGGCTCGCGAAAGTGCCCCATCCATTATATTCGTCGATGAAATTGATTCCTTGTGTGGGCAGCGAGGAGAAGGAAATGAAAGTGAAGCTTCTAGACGTATTAAAACAGAACTGCTTGTGCAGATGCAGGTACTTGTTACACTGGGAAAGTAGTGAGTGCTCAATTAACCCCTTCCGGCAACCAGTACAAAACAAGAAAGGAAGGTCGGTTTGTTAAACAAATATCTTTGGCTTATCTAGTTTGTAATTTCAGGGTGTTGGACACAATGATGATAAAGTTCTTGTTCTTGCGGCAACAAATACACCCTATGCCCTAGATCAGGTAAAGAATGATCTGTGATATAATATAGCAGATCGTAATGGTCTTTTGCTTACAGAAATTGTCCTCTGCAGGCTATACGCCGAAGATTTGATAAGCGCATCTACATTCCTCTACCAGATGCGAAGGCACGACAACACATGTTCAAAGTGAGTCCAGTTGTATTTCTGTTTGAAGTAAATTTAAGCAAATGTAATCTGATTCTAGTTTTATAAGAGCTAGacttattattttcattttgGCTCTTAAACTTTCCAGGTTCATTTAGGGGATACCCCCCATAACTTAAGTGAGAGTGACTTTGAAGACTTGGGCCGTAAAACAGAAGGTTTTTCTGGTTCGGATGTTTCTGTGTGTGTAAGTCTCTCAACCAAAAAGTGGAGCCATTCCTCTGGTTTCTTCCTCTAATATAACTATACTTTCTCTACTTGAACAGGTCAAAGATGTACTCTTTGAACCTGTTCGTAAAACGCAAGATGCTATGTTCTTCACCCAGAGATCTGATGGTACATGGATGCCGTGTGGACCGAAACAGCCGGGTGCTGTGCAGACAACTATGCAGGAGCTTGATGCTAAAGGACTTGCATCTCAGGTACGTTCAGATAACCAGTGGCATAACTTTTATTTCATGAGTTTGTTAATCCTTTTGCTTCTTTTCGTTGAATTTTATCTGGAATATGTCAATAACTGCATATTTATGTTATTCAGAACTCCTGTTGGACAACCACTATAAATTGTTTTTCATATTACTTTTGGAGGATGCATGAGCTATATAATAATTTTAACTTAATGTGACTAGATATTGTGCTCCCGCTGATCTTTAACCTGCATATCAAGGTTTCAATAGGTAGTAAAATAGTAGTTTATGTTTAAATCAACAGATAAGATATCTGAGTATGAAGCTCCGATAATTGGTTGTTCTAATCTCTCTCTTACAAAACAATGCGCTAATTGACTGCTTGCTTATTAATGCCTTTGCAGATCATCCCTCCACCCATTTCGAAAACAGACTTTGATAAGGTGCTTGCTCGTCAACGACCAACAGTAAGTAAATCGGATCTTGATGTGCACGAAAGATTCACCAAGGAGTTTGGAGAAGAAGGTTGAAGAAACTGAGCGGCTATTCCTGCAGTTGCCAAGATTTGTAATTTACTTGTGTTTTGTGCCTGAAAAACACGATTCAAAGGCTCTTTAAATGGAAAGTTGACTTTGTTTACCCTTTCCTTCTGGGGTGTGTCAGTTTTACACTTCAAAATCTTATTGCAATTCAATTACTTCGGTAATTGTAAGCAACTGCAAGTACCAAAGTTTctctgatttcttctttatcatTATGTTCATAGTTATTCTGGAAAATCTGAACCtgcctttttatttttatgatgaaTGTCATTGTACTTATCAGAACTTAGAAGTTAAAGGATCCTGCTTTTCCTATGATTTACCAAAGAATGCTCAGGATAagcattccatatgaaaatagcAACAATATGCGGGAGGATGGGGAGTGCGCAGACCTTGTGTTCCGTATGCAAATATCATCGTGAAATTTTGTCCGACTGCAACCTGCTGACATGTTATCGAAGCAATAGAACTGCCCACGAATAACCTCTGGAAACACCTGGTAATTTTCTATAAGAAATTGGGAAGTTCACACATCACTATCTTCTAATAGGTTCAACGGACAAGCACATGCAAAGGCACTTGCACCAGACAAAAGTTGGTGTCATCAGCTGTTCAGCACTATCATGCTGTTGCTTATTTTTGAGTCGATGGTGGTCTTCCAATATCAATAGTTTGGTTGTTTTGCTCTTGTATATTTTCGAAGGAAAAAAAATCTTTGAGTTGTTTCCTGAATTTGTAAGAGTATTTGGGTT
Above is a window of Nicotiana tabacum cultivar K326 chromosome 8, ASM71507v2, whole genome shotgun sequence DNA encoding:
- the LOC107779175 gene encoding protein SUPPRESSOR OF K(+) TRANSPORT GROWTH DEFECT 1, with product MYSNFKEQAIDYVRQAVQEDNAGNYAKAFPLYMNALEYFKTHLKYEKNPKIKEAITQKFTEYLRRAEEIRAVLDEGGTGPGPNGGDAAVATRPKTKTKPKDGEDGEDPEQSKLRAGLNSAIVREKPNIKWNDVAGLESAKQALQEAVILPVKFPQFFTGKRRPWRAFLLYGPPGTGKSYLAKAVATEAESTFFSVSSSDLVSKWMGESEKLVSNLFQMARESAPSIIFVDEIDSLCGQRGEGNESEASRRIKTELLVQMQGVGHNDDKVLVLAATNTPYALDQAIRRRFDKRIYIPLPDAKARQHMFKVHLGDTPHNLSESDFEDLGRKTEGFSGSDVSVCVKDVLFEPVRKTQDAMFFTQRSDGTWMPCGPKQPGAVQTTMQELDAKGLASQIIPPPISKTDFDKVLARQRPTVSKSDLDVHERFTKEFGEEG